CATCCGCCGCCGTCGTGGCCACCACCACGGCCGTGCCGAGGCTGAGCGTTCCAAGGGAGTATCTGGATCCCCCGGCCGCCTGGAACCCCACGGTGGGCCTGTTCCTGGCCGGCTACGGCCTGGCGGCCCTGACGATCTGGGGCTGGTTCGTGGGGGGCTGGCCCCTGCCGGCCCTGCTGGCCCTGGGTTTTCTGGCCCTGCACCTGGAGGGCACCGTGATCCACGACGCCTGCCACAACGCCGCCCACCCCAATCGCATCTGGAACGCGGTGATGGGCCACGGCGCCGCCCTGCTGCTGGGCTTCAGTTTCCCGGTGTTCACGCGGGTGCACCTGCAGCACCATGCCCACGTCAACGATCCCAAGCTCGACCCCGACCACATCGTCAGCACCTTCGGGCCCCTGTGGCTGATCGCGCCGCGATTTTTCTATCACGAAGTCTTCTTCTTCCGCCATCGTCTCTGGCGCCACAACGAGCTGTTCGAGTGGGTGCTGGCCCGCACCATCTTCGTGCTGATCGTGGTGGCGGCGGCCCAGCACAACTTCCTGCCCTTCGTGTTCAACTGCTGGTTCGCCCCGGCCCTGATGGTGGGGGTCACCCTGGGCCTGTTCTTCGACTATCTGCCCCACCGGCCCTTCCAGTCCCGCAACCGCTGGCACAACGCCCGGGTGTACCCCAGCAGGCTGATGAACTGGCTGATCATGGGCCAGAACTATCACCTGATTCATCACCTCTGGCCCTCGATCCCCTGGTTTGAATACCAGCCGGCGTATCACGCCACCAAGCCGATTCTGGATGCCAAGGGTTCACCCCAGCGGCTGGGATTGTTCGAAAGCCGCACCGACAGCCTCAACTTCCTCTACGACATCTTCCTTGGCGTGCGCTCCCACAAGAAGCGTCGCAGCCGCCTGCGGCCCATCGTCCGGCTGATGCCCACCCGCCATGCCCGCCGGCGGGTTCTGGAACTGCTGCACCGCACCGCCGTCTCACCGGTGCGCTGAGAGCCTGCCGCCCGGATCCCCGCCTCAGTCCCCCAGGATCCGGGGCACCCGGAAGAAATCACCTTCCCGCTGGGGGGCGAGCGACAGCAGTTCCTCCCGCACCGGCGTGGGGTCCACCGCGTCCGGGCGGGTCACGTTGACCACCTCCACGGCCCGGGTGGTGGGGGGCACCCCTTCGGTGTCCACCTGCTCCAGATGGGCCACGTAATCCAGGATCCGCTCGAGCTGGCCGGTGTAGGTGGCGATGCGCTCTTCCGGCAGGGCCAGGCGGGCCAGCTGGGCCACCTTGCGCACGTCCTCTTCAGAGATCCGCCCCATCGTCCGTTCACACATCCGGACCCGAACCTAACCGGCCTCCCCTTCCGGCCCCAGGAAGGCGGCCAGGTCCTCACCCAGGGCCGCGGCCGCCAGTTCCAGGAAGCGGGCGCCGTCGTCGGCTGTGGCCAGGAAGGGGTCTGAGCCCATGCGGCCATCGGGATGGCGGCGGCGGAAGTCCTCGGGGCCGTGGATCGGCCCGGCCGGCGCCGCCTCGGGCAGGGGCCGCTGCTTGGCACTGAGGCTCGGCTCCAGGTGCAGGGTCAGGGCGATCTCGCTGGGGGTGGCATGGTGCCCCTCCCGCTCGCCGTAGCGATCGCGGGCCTCCCGCATCACCGGGCCGGCGGTGAACCAGTTGGCCAGACGGCAGCGCAACCGCTCGGCCCCCGGCAGGCCCCGGGCCGCGGCCGTGCCGTAGGCCTGGGCGAAGGCGGCCCGGGCGGTGGCGATGTTGCCGCCGTGGCCGTTGATCACGTAGATGCGCTCGAAACCGTGGCGCGCCAGGGAAAGCACCACGTCGTGGAGCACGGCCAGCAGGGTGGAGGGCTGCAGGCTGATGGTGCCGGCGAAGCCCAGATGGTGCTCGGCCATGCCGAAGGCCTGGGCGGGCGTCACCAGCACCCCGGTGCGACGCCCCACCTCCAGGGCCACCGCTTCGGCGGTGAGGGCGTCGGTGCCGATGGCGCCGGTGGGCCCGTGCTGCTCGGTGGAGCCCAGGGGCACGATCACCCCGCGGCAGCGGGCCAGGTACTCCTCCACCTCGGGCCAGCTGCGCAGCTGCAGCCGGATCGCCTCGTTGCTGGCGACGGGGCCCGGAACCGTGCTGGGGGCTGGGGCGGTGCTGGGCATCGATCGGGTCATGGTGAACATGGCGGCAGGCGCCGTGCTGCCTAGGATCGACCCTATCCGCGGCGTCACGATGCTGCATCGCAAGCTCGACCGATTTCGCCTGGAGCAGCGACCGGTCTGGGTCTACCTGCTCGACCAGCAGCGCTGGATCGAGCGGGCCGTTGTGGCCGAGATCGAAGGCGATCTGGTCACCCTCCGCTACGACGACGAGGATGGCGACGAGCGCCACAGCTGGGAGGAGAGCGTCCGCCTCGCCTCGATCGGGGCCGTCAGCACCCGGCTGGCCTCGGTGAGCCGCTCCGCCGCCGCCGATGACCTGCCCACCACCGGCGACTGTCCCGAAGCCGAGCGGCTCGGGCGTCCCTGATCAGCCCGCCGGATTCAGTGGGCAGTGTTCAGTTGACGGTGATCAGTGGGCGGTGCCGTTGCCGTCGTAGTCGTCGGTGTCGTAGTAGCCGCCCTTGGTGCCGAAGAACAGGGTGGTGAGTACGAACAGGCCGCTGACGGCCAGCAGGACGGTGCCGAGGTTGAAGCTGGCGGTTTCCATGCGGGAAGCGTTGATCGGCGGGAGCCTGACAGGTCAGGACTGCCGCCAGTGTGGCTCCGCCGCGCCGGGCCTGCCCCCTTCGGGCCTTCTGGGTCCGCTTCCCCGCACCATTCCCCCGCGTCGCCGCCCGTGAACGCCCGCGAGGCCGTCCCCCTCCCCCCGCGCTTCTTTGCCCGCCCCGCCGAGGTGGTGGCCCCCGAGCTGCTCGGCTGCCTGCTGCTGAAACGCCAGCCCGATGGGGCACTGCTGGCGGGCGTGATCGTCGAAACCGAGGCCTACTGCCAATCGGAGCCGGCCTGCCATGGCCACCGCCGCCGCAGCCCCAGCAACGACACCCTCTTCGGCGAGCCCGGCCGCTTCTACGTGTATCTCACCTACGGGGTGAACCACTGCGTCAACGTCGTCACCGGCCGGCGCGACTGGGCCAATGGCGTGCTGCTGCGGGCGGTCGCGCTGCCGGGGGAGCCGGAGCGGGCGGCCGCCGGGCCGGGTCTGCTGGCCCGCCGTTTCGGCCTCGACCGCGGCCACGACGGCCTGCTGGCCGCACCGGCTTCCGGCCTCTGGCTGGCGCCCCGGCCGCCTGAGCTGGTGGCAGAGGCTGGCGAGGCGGGGGTGGTGCAGACCCAGCGCATCGGCGTGTCCCAGGGCCAGGAGCTGCCCTGGCGCTGGTATCTGCGCGCCAGCCGCAGTGTCAGCCGGCGGGCCCGGGGCGATCGCACCCCCCGCCTCGATGGGTTGGCGGCCGTGCTGGCCTCTACGGTTGGAACGTTCGATGGGAGCAGGGCGCCTTGAGCGGCTGGAGTCACCGCCACGTGCTCGACCTGGCGTCCTTCTCGGTCGCCGACTTCGCCACCGTTCTGGAACTGGCCCAGCGCTTCCGGGCCCTGCCCGTGGCCGGTGCGCGCCGCTTGCCCGCCCTGCAGGGCCGGCTGATGACCAGCCTGTTCTTCGAGCC
This Cyanobium sp. AMD-g DNA region includes the following protein-coding sequences:
- the crtR gene encoding beta-carotene hydroxylase, which codes for MKESLAPSSAAVVATTTAVPRLSVPREYLDPPAAWNPTVGLFLAGYGLAALTIWGWFVGGWPLPALLALGFLALHLEGTVIHDACHNAAHPNRIWNAVMGHGAALLLGFSFPVFTRVHLQHHAHVNDPKLDPDHIVSTFGPLWLIAPRFFYHEVFFFRHRLWRHNELFEWVLARTIFVLIVVAAAQHNFLPFVFNCWFAPALMVGVTLGLFFDYLPHRPFQSRNRWHNARVYPSRLMNWLIMGQNYHLIHHLWPSIPWFEYQPAYHATKPILDAKGSPQRLGLFESRTDSLNFLYDIFLGVRSHKKRRSRLRPIVRLMPTRHARRRVLELLHRTAVSPVR
- the gatC gene encoding Asp-tRNA(Asn)/Glu-tRNA(Gln) amidotransferase subunit GatC, with translation MGRISEEDVRKVAQLARLALPEERIATYTGQLERILDYVAHLEQVDTEGVPPTTRAVEVVNVTRPDAVDPTPVREELLSLAPQREGDFFRVPRILGD
- a CDS encoding creatininase family protein; this translates as MPSTAPAPSTVPGPVASNEAIRLQLRSWPEVEEYLARCRGVIVPLGSTEQHGPTGAIGTDALTAEAVALEVGRRTGVLVTPAQAFGMAEHHLGFAGTISLQPSTLLAVLHDVVLSLARHGFERIYVINGHGGNIATARAAFAQAYGTAAARGLPGAERLRCRLANWFTAGPVMREARDRYGEREGHHATPSEIALTLHLEPSLSAKQRPLPEAAPAGPIHGPEDFRRRHPDGRMGSDPFLATADDGARFLELAAAALGEDLAAFLGPEGEAG
- a CDS encoding DUF6679 family protein gives rise to the protein MLHRKLDRFRLEQRPVWVYLLDQQRWIERAVVAEIEGDLVTLRYDDEDGDERHSWEESVRLASIGAVSTRLASVSRSAAADDLPTTGDCPEAERLGRP
- a CDS encoding DNA-3-methyladenine glycosylase, which produces MNAREAVPLPPRFFARPAEVVAPELLGCLLLKRQPDGALLAGVIVETEAYCQSEPACHGHRRRSPSNDTLFGEPGRFYVYLTYGVNHCVNVVTGRRDWANGVLLRAVALPGEPERAAAGPGLLARRFGLDRGHDGLLAAPASGLWLAPRPPELVAEAGEAGVVQTQRIGVSQGQELPWRWYLRASRSVSRRARGDRTPRLDGLAAVLASTVGTFDGSRAP